From the genome of Treponema peruense:
TCAAGTGCACGGTCATCAACTCTGGGAAGCCTGACTGTAACGTAACCGTTTGTAGTAAGAATTGTCCGTTCTTTGTGAAAGCCGTTTCTTACTACAAGTTTGTTTCCGGTTTTGTCTACGATAGAAGAAGTTTTATTAAGAAAACGCTGAACTTCATCCTCGTAAAGACTTTCAATTACTTCACGTGCTCTTGCGCGGATTGCTTTTTCAAGCAAATCAATCGTTGGACTATTGGAATTTTCTTCAATTTCCAGTATTCTTTTCATAAGAGGTCTCCTTCGGTGTTTATTTTTTTTTCCAAAGAAAACTATACCTTAGACAGACCTCTTTTTCTATGCCTTCTCAGGCAATCCACAACTTTTGATTATAACTCATAGTTTTTATTGGAATACCGCAAATTGTATAATTTATACCACGAGTAGTACAATAACAGGCAGTAACAGTTCCAGCAGTTTCCGCTGTAATCACTGCAATTTTTCTACCATCTTCTGAATTTAGCATAGAAGTAAGAGTTCCTGCATTTTTTCCAGCAAGTGCTCCAATAGAAGAAAGTTTTAAGTCCCAGAGTTTGTCAAAATCTGTTATATCCAAAAAATACGATCCACCGATAAAATTTGTGTTGATTAAATGATATTGAGCCTATAATTTTCACAATAAGTTAAAAGTTTATTTTATTTATGACTCTGTATATCAACATCTTTTGAAGATTTTTGTTCCTCTTGAAAAAGTTTTCTTTCAAGTATTGCAATATAAAAAATAAATATTGCTAATATAAATGCAGTTGTATAGAATTGGTCAATAAATTCACCAAGATTTTTTTTAAGTAAATACTTATCAGATAATATTTTATAAATAAAATTTATAAAAGCAGAAAAAAATATAAAAATTGCAGTAGAGAATTTAAAACTCTGACATAGCATATTTCTCTTTTCTTTAGGTACAATAATTTGAATTATTAGTAAAAACACAAAAACTGACAAAACAAATATCACATCTGCAATACGATTATCAAAAGAACAGGCAATAAATTGAAAAATAATTACTAAAAATGGTATATAACTAAAACCTATTGTAGTATTGCCTTTTACAGAAAACAAAAAGAATTCTCGTATAAGAAACCTCAAGAGTATAATATAACCTATTACATTTATTATCCGATCCACATTTGAAAAAGAATAACCAGAATCCTTTATATTTATAATTGGCATTCGGCATATACATACGATCGCTATGATCATAAACATACCATCTAAAAACCCTTTTGTGTAAGGATTCATATGTGTAATCGAAGTAAATATTTTACTTACCTTTCCTTTTAACTCTATTAAAATTTTACTCATAATTTCTCCTTTTAGACAATTGTCTTATTCTTCTACTGGATTATTGTAATTACGCGACTTTTTTGATAATTATATGTAATTCTAAAGCAAGCTCCATTAAAAGTTATCAGTCCGTCTTGTTTGCCTATTTCAAATAAATCTATGTCGTTTCATATTTAAATATATATTTTGTGCACCTCCATTTTCAAAATAAGAAAAAAACTGATCTTCTGATTTTTTTATTTCTGTTTCAAAGTCTGAATAATTCTCAGCTTTTTGCGGAATAAAAAACGAAATTGTTCCAAGATTTGCTGTTGTATTCGCAAAAGGTTTTATTGTCCATAATTTTAATACTTGATTTTCGGAGTTATAATCAAAAGTTGTGGATTGCCTGAGAAGGCATAGAAAAAGAGGTCTGTCTAAGGTATAGTTTTCTTTGGAAAAAAAAATAAACACCGAAGGAGACCTCTTATGAAAAGAATACTGGAAATTGAAGAAAATTCCAATAGTCCAACGATTGATTTGCTTGAAAAAGCAATCCGCGCAAGAGCACGTGAAGTAATTGAAAGTCTTTACGAGGATGAAGTTCAGCGTTTTCTTAATAAAACTTCTTCTATCGTAGACAAAACCGGAAACAAACTTGTAGTAAGAAACGGCTTTCACAAAGAACGGACAATTCTTACTACAAACGGTTACGTTACAGTCAGGCTTCCCAGAGTTGATGACCGTGCACTTGAAGAAAAGGATCGCTTTGTAAGCAAAGTCCTTCCTCCGTTTGCAAGAAAAACTCCGACAGTAGAAGCAATACTTTCCGCTGCCTACCTTGCAGGAATTTCTTCAAACAAGTTTTCAGCCATGCTCCATGATGTTCTTGGTAAAGAAGCAAAGGGCCTGAGTCCGTCAGTCATAACAAAGCTTACTGTAAAATGGCAGGCTGAATATGACGAATGGCGCAAACGAGATCTTTCCGGAAAGGAATACGTTTATGTTTGGGCAGACGGAATTTACGTAAAGTCCCGGCTTGACGGTGAAAAGACCTGCCTTCTGGTAATAATTGGCGTAACTGTTGAAGGCAAAAAAGAACTTGTGGCTGTACAGGCCGGAATTCGCGAGTCAACGGAAAGTTGGCGTGGAGTTTTGCTTGATTTGAAATTCCGCGGACTGACAAAAGCACCAAAATTGGCAGTCTGCGACGGAGCGCTTGGGTTTCAAAATGCAGTTGATGAAATCTGGGGCCAGCTAAAAATTCAGAGATGCTGGTTCCACAAGTCCATGAACATTCTGGACAAATTGCCTGACTGTGTGCAGACTCAGGCCACAAAAATGATTCGGGATATGTGGCAGGCAGACAAACGTGCAAACGCCTTGAAAGCCTACGACTTATTTATAGAAACTTTCGGAAAAAAATATCCGAAGGCAACGGAATGTCTTGAAAAAGACAAGGAGGATTTGTTCCGCTTTTATGATTATCCGGCGGAACATTGGGCTCACATTAGAACGTCGAATCCGATTGAATCGACATTTGCAACAGTCAGGTTGCGCCACAAGTCAACAAAAGGAAACGGCTCTTCCGCTGCTTCTGTTGCAATGGCTTTCAAGCTTTGTCTTCAGGCAGAGAAAAACTGGCGACGGCTCAGGGGATTTAAACAACTTGAACTTGTCGCCAAAAATATAATTTTTGTGGACGGTGAACAAATGAAGGCTGCCTGATGAAAAGACACTTTTTTTCAATCCACAACAATTGACAATAACTCTGATTTTCGTTTGCTGAAGGATAAATAAACTTTCCTTCTTCGGCGTCCATAACGTGAATATACGAAATCATTTGTGTAAGGTCAGCTGCCACAGGATTTTTATCGTCAAAGTTTTTATATTTAGCATCCAGAATAATTTGAGCTTTATGTTCAGATTCTTTTGTATCTGGTTTTAATTTATAAAAATCAGGATAAAATCTTCCAACTCCATCTATTGTAGGAGAAAGTCCATCTTTTGATTTTTTATTCTGCGGATGTTTGAAGCCGCATTTTTTTAATATTGTCCAAAGATATTCTTCCCAAAGCCACGCACCGTCAAAAAGTATTCCATAAATTTTATTTGCCGAAGAATCGTATTTTATTTTTTCACGCAGAAGAATCATTCTGCATATTTTCTGCAAATCACGGTATTTTGTATAGAACGGAGATTTTACAGGCTTTGCAGTTTGAGAAAGTATTTTCTGTCTGTTCATTCGGTTATAAAGCGGAGTTGCACTTTCGATTTTTGAAACTGCATCTTTTGTTTCTTCATTCTGAAGAAGAATATGTTTGAAAGATTTACTTGAACGAAGATATTCAATTGTGAGCCGCACCAGTTCTGTAACAGAATTGTCAAAACTGTATTCGCGTGTTTTGTAAGCAATTTTTGCATTGAACGGAATATTCAGTTTAATGTGACGGTTTACATCGATTGCTCCGCGAACATTTGAATCATTGTATTTTTTGTTCTGGTATTCTTTATACAACCCCTGACTTAACGCTGCAACCAGATACTTTGGAAAAAGATACGGCAGAAAATCAAAAATTTTATCTTTTGTCTGTGTACTTTTTAATTTTGAAAGATTTACGTGACAGACTTTTTCAAGCATATAATGAAGAAAAAAATCTTTTTGTTCCGAAACGCTTTCGTCCTTTTTGTGAGTAAAGCGAGAACAGATATTCAGTTCAGTTTCACCTTTACCGATAAATCCCATAATATTTTCTGTTTTTATACTGAATGAATTATCGTCTTCTGTAAGATTAAAAATCACATGGTCTTTTATATCATCATCTGTGTCTTCAACTTTTGGAGGAAAAATCAAAATACCTGATTCCGTCTGTAAATCACCGATAGTCTTGTTTGCAATTTTGCGCAGGTTCGGCAAGCCGCTTTTGTATTCAGAAAGAGAAAATGTTTTTGTTGTGTTGTCAGTGAGAGTTAATGGCATAATCAGTTATTTGGGGTTTCGTTTCCAAAATAAGCATCTTTTATTCTATCATACTTTGAATTGTCGTCGTCCATTCCGCGAAGATATTCTGTTATCAAAGAAGAAAGTTTCAAGTCCCAGAGTTTGTCAAAATCTGTTACTCCCAAGAAATACGAGCCACCGATAAAATATGAACTGTTCAATCCCTCTGTTTTTGAAATAGCTTCGTTCATTCGCGTCATTCTGCTTTTTGCTTCTTCACCAAGATTCATATTTTCTGCGCTTTCTTCTGCTGTAACTTCTTTGAAAATAAAACGTCGGCGCATTGCAAAATCCATACTTTCTACTGAGCGGTCAATGTCGTTCATAGTTCCGATGATGTAAACGTTTTCGGGAATGAAAAAACCGTTTGCAAAAATGTCGCTCGTTCCTGTCAATAAATTCTGATATTGAGTATTTACAATTCCTTTTTGCTTTCCATCTTCATCAAGTCCGCGATAACCCGGATCTATCGAAAAGAAAAGTTCACCAAATATTTTTGAAAGTTCCCCTCGGTTGATTTCATCGATGATAAAGACAAATGGTTTTTGATTTTTTGAATCACTTTTATTTTCAATAATTTCAATATAATCTTTTAACCCGAAGTCTTCTTTCATTTTTTTTACAACTGCTTTTCGGTAATTATCATGTCCTTCTGCAGGCGTTCCAGGAAGTCCTTTATAAATATTATATAATTGATCTTTATTGAAAAATTTTGATTTTCCAGGAATCCATTCATCGCGTGTTTCAGTTTTATAAGTTCTGCTTGCAAGTCCTGTTCCATATTCATTCAATTCAATGGGAAAAGTACCTTTCCCAGACAAAAGTGGAATATCTATTACATTAACTTCATCAAGTTTTTCGACCAAAGATTTCCATGCTTCTTCAAAATTATCTGAACCTTGCTTTTCAACTCCAGTTTGATTTAAAAGCGCCCTCTTACAGAATTCCTTAAACACGCCGTCTTTGCGTTCAAAACCAATTCCGCTTGCATCATCAGTTTTAACAGGTCGCAAACCTTCAACAAAATCAGTGTAATCGTAACTCGGATGAAACTGACAAAAACCAATTTCAGCATTCATTGCTTCTGCAATCTTTTTTGCAAGAAAAGTTTTCCCCGTTCCCGGCGCCCCGTGTAAAATCAAATTGCGGTTTTCTTTTAAAAGATTTATGTATTGCGAAATGTTGTTCTGTTCTGGCATTTTTGTATTTCCTTGAATTTGTTTAGAATTATTCCAAGCTGACAATGAAAATTCAGGAATTGATTTTTCTTTGATTTCATTGTCTTGTATTTTTTCTGTTACTTTATTTAATAAAGAAAGATATTCCTTTCCTGAAAGCTGTGACGGAACTTTTATTCCGTATTCTTCCAAGAGATCCGTATTATTTTTATCAACAGACAGAATTTTGTATGGGTTAATCCAATAACATGTCATTGTTGCATAACTTTGCGCAGTACCTTTTACAGTTAATGCCAAATCAAATGCTTCTGCAAATTCACCTTGTTTTTCAAAACTGTAAGATAATGCTTTTTCAAATAAATTCCACAGTTTATCATAATCTTCTTCAGGACAATGCTTAAAAAAAAGAGTTGATTTCTGGCTGTTTAAAATTGGAATCGATAAAAACTGTTCATTATACGAAAGTCTGTTTTTTAAGCCTAATTTTCCGGCAATAATATTTGCAAGTTTTATTCTGTCTTCACGTTTGTTTCCTCGATTAAAACTTCCAATAAAAGTCAAAGGATCAATATTTTTTAAGGGTTCAGTATCATCAGATTTATACATACTGGAACTTAAACCGGTTTCTTTTAAGGAAGAATACAAAATCTCGATAAGTTGACTTCGTTTGTTTTTGTATTCAAGTAATTTCTTGGCTATTTCTTCATAAAACGGAATCCATGTAAACTCAGTTCTTTCACCATCAAAATCTTTTGGATTTGTCATATTCAGTTCCTCTTTGTTACAGAAACAAATTCCATTTTCATTCACAGTTTTTTTATAAATTTCTTCCATACCACCTTATTATACCATAAATCTCTTTCATATTTTATAAAATTTTCCTATTGCCACCAATAAAAACAAAATATTTTTCAAAACGTAAATTATCTCCTATATTAATACCATAAGTTTAACTGGAGAATATTAATGAAAGAAATACTTTGCTTTGGAGATTCAAATACCTACGGACTTGTTCCAAAAGAAAACCGACGCTTTTCATACGAAGAGCGCTGGACCGGAATACTTTCAGAAAAATTAAAATCAGATTATCACATTACAGAAGAAGGCTTGTGCGGAAGAACAACAGTTTTTGAAGATCCGTTCCGCCAGGGAAGACGCGCTTCTGCAACACTTCCACAAATTCTCGAAAGCCACAGCGATACAGATTTAATTACACTTATGCTTGGAACAAATGATTTAAAAACTTGTTTCAGAACAAATGAAAAATTAATCGCAAACGGAATTGAAATTCTTATCAAACAAATCCTCCAGTTTAACAGCAGAATAAAAATACTTTTGATTTCACCGCTTTTACTTGGAGAAAAAGTCTGGCAAAAAGAATACGATCCCGAGTTTGACATTCATTCCGTAGAAATTTCAAAACTCTTAAAAGCTGAATACAAATTTCTTTCCGAAAAATACAAAACAGAATTTCTTGCCGCAAGTGATTTTGTAAAACCGTCAGAGACCGACCAGGAACATCTTGACAGAGAAGCGCATAAAATATTTGCAGAAGCCTTATATAAAAAACTAACCAAAATTTTCTGAGTTTAGGAGGGGGGTAATAAACAAAAACTATAACTCACTATAAAAACAAAGTATTTGCATACAATCCGGAATTCTGTAAAATATTGTAAGGCTGTATATAGTAAATATATAGGAAGAAAAAATGATTGAACTAAAAGATATAAACAAAGTATTCAAAGATAAAAATCAGAATGAATTTTACGCGGCAAAAGATGTAAATTTAAAAATAAACGACGGAGAGATTTTCGGAATCATTGGTTTTTCCGGAGCAGGAAAGTCGACTGTTGTGCGCTGTATAAATTTGCTGGGCCGTCCAACAAGCGGGCAGGTAATTGTAAACGAAAAAAACTTGCTTGAACTTTCTGCAAAAGAACTTCGCGAAGAAAGAAAAAAAATCGGAATGATTTTTCAGCATTTTAATTTAATGCCAAGCCGAACCGTTTTTGAAAACATTGCTTTTCCGCTAAAACATTCAGGACTTTCAAAAAAACAGGTGCAGGAAAAAGTGCGCGAACTTTTAACTCTTGTAGAACTTACAGACAAAGAGTCCCAGTATCCGTCGCAACTTTCGGGCGGTCAGAAACAGCGTGTTGCGATTGCACGTGCGCTTGCAAATAATCCAAAAATTCTTTTGTGCGACGAAGCTACAAGTGCACTTGATCCGACTACAACAAAACAGATTTTGGGTCTGTTAAAAAAATTGCGCGATAAACTGAATCTTACAATCGTAATTATTACACACCAGATAAATGTCGTTAAAGACATCTGCGATAAAGTTGCAGTTATGGAACACGGCAAAGTTGTAGAAACCAGCGACGTCTTTGACATTTTTGCAAATCCAAAAGACGAAGTTACAAAACGGTTTATTCATTCAACTACGAATCTTCAGAAAATCGAAGAGCTTATTTCTGAAAACTCAAATGTTGTTCAGCTTAAGAAAGGCGAAAAAATTATACGCTTGAGTTACCTGCAAAAAAACGTAAGTGAACCTTTGATTTCTACTGTAAGTTCAAAATTCGGTGTCGTACTTAACATTATTTTTGCAGACATAGAAATTGTTCAGGGTGCGCCAGTTGGAGGAACAGTTGCAATCTTTAGCGGAGAAAATCAAAATATTCAAAATGCGCTCGGCTGGTTAAAAGAAAAAAATGTCGGAATAGAAATTCTAAAACAAGAATAAATGTCTACTTAATTCAATTAATAGAAGGAGAAAAAATGAATATAATTAATATACTTTTACCCAATGTTTCAAAAAGATTTGACGTCTTTGCACAAAGTCTGCTCGACACTTTGATAATGGTTTTGTGGAGCGGTTCAATCAGTTTTGTACTCGGACTTTTTTTTGGAATAATTCTTACAGTTACAAAAAAGAATGCAATTCTTGAAAATAAATTTGTATTTGAAATTCTTGACAAGACAACAAATTTTTTCCGTTCAATTCCGTTTATCATTCTGCTTACCGGTGTAATGCCTTTGACACGTTTGATTATGGGAAGTGCAATCGGAATAAAAGGCGCAATCGTTCCGCTTATTTTTGGTTGCACACCGTTTTTTACACGGCAGGTAGAAAGCGCACTTTCAGAAGTAGACGGCGGTTTGATTGAAGCTGCAGAAAGTATGGGGCTTTCTCCAATCGAAATTATTTTTCGCGTTTACTTAAAAGAAAGTGTCGGTGCAATTGCGCGTGCAACTACAATTACAATAATCAGCCTCATTGGTCTAACAGCAATGGCAGGTGCAGTCGGTGCTGGCGGAATCGGTGACTTTGCAATCCGTTATGGTCACGACAGAAATCAGCTTGATGCAACATGGATTACAATTATCGTTCTTGTAATTTTGGTAAGCATAATTCAGGGAATCGGTGCTGCCGTAGAAAAGAAAAATAAAAAATAAAAGGAAAATATAATGTCTTTAAAAAATGCAAAAGCACATCTTGCAAAATACGGACTTGACGGCCGCGTAAGATTAACAGAAGAATCAAGCGCCACAGTAGAACTTGCAGCACAGGCACTCGGTGTAGAAGCCGGAAGAATTGCAAAAACACTTGCCTATCTTGTAGAAGACAAACCTGTTCTTATACTCGCTGAAGGAACTGCCAGAATTGACAACCGCAAGTATAAAGACTTTTTTCATACAAAAGCAAAAATGATTCCGTTTGACCAGGTAGAAACTCTTGTAGGTCACGCACCCGGTGGAGTCTGCCCGTTTGGAATTAATCCCGGCATAAAAGTGTACCTGGACATTTCCTTAAAAAAGTATCCTTCAGTTTTTCCTGCAGCAGGCGAATCAAATTCAGACATAGAACTTACCATTCCGCAGCTTGAACAGTGTTCCGAAAGCAGCGGCTGGATAGATGTCTGCAAAAACGAATAAATATCAAAAAGACGGTAGCGTTTCCCGCAGTTATGGCTGTGGCTGGGTAAAAGATATTTTATTCACAAAATAAAATCTCCTTTCTGTGTACGAAGTGCGGTCATTCTTTTGGGCTTCGTATGCAGTTTTTTTTCCAAAATCACGCCGCATTATAAATAAAACCTATAACCAAATATTCAAACTTAGTATTATTCAAAGCACTCAAAAAATTATATCCTTTAATCATTCCCGGTGCACAAATGGAAAATAAATCAAACGAGGATATAAAATGAAAAAATCAATTAAAACTATAATCGCTTTTGCTGCTGTAGCGGCTGCATTTACATCAACTTGGGCTGCTCCAAAAAACAAAAAGACAAAACTGCAGACTGTAACTCTTGGCGTAACAGGAACAGTTTACGAAGACCTCTGGGCACCTGCAATCAAAACGCTCAAAACTCAGGGAATCAATTTAAAGCTCGTTCAGTTTTCTGACTACGTAACTCCAAACAACGCTCTTGCAAACAAAGAAATTGACTTGAATGGTTTTCAGCATAGAATCTTTTTTGAAGGTGAATTGAAAAAGGGCTACAAACTTACAAACATCGGAAACACTTTTCTTTCTCCGATGAATCTTTATTCAAATAAACTCAAGTCAGTTGATCAGCTTAAAAAAGGCGACATCGTTGCAATTCCAAATGATGTTTCAAACGGCGGCCGTGCCCTCAAAGTTTTGGCAGACGCAGGAATCATCACGTTAAAAGCAGGTGCAGGTTTTAATCCAAGTGTAGACGACATTGTTTCAAACAACAAAGGCGTTGTAATCAAAGAACTTGCTGCAAACACAATTCCTTCTGTTCTGCCAGATGTTGCAGCTGCTGTCGTAAACGGAAACTATGCAATTGATTTTGGAATTGATCCCGAAACTGCAATTTTCAAAGATTCAACGATCAACGAAAGCCAGTACTGGAATTTAATTGCAGCCCGCACAGAAGATTTGAGCGATCCTGCAAAAGTTGAAGTTTTCAAAAAAATCGTAAAGGCTTACCAGAGTGCAGGAACTCTTGAAGTTTACAACAAAACTTACAACGGCTATTACCTTGCAACAGGCTGGGACGAAGACCGCTTTGAACTGATTAAAAAATAGAAAAGGAAAACGCAATGAGTTTTAAGACAGATATTTTGCAGATTATAAAAGATGAATCGCGCGTTGTGTTTGACAAACAGATTGAAGGCAGATTCCTGAGCGACACTTTGGGCCGCCTTGTTGGAAAAGCAGATGCACTCGTATTTGCAGCATCAACAGAAGAAGTTTCTGCTTTGTTAAAATATGCAGACGCAAACAAAATATCTGTCACTCCGCGCGGGGCCGGCACAAACCTTGTCGGTTCTACAGTTCCTCAGAACGGTGGAATAATTATAGATTTTTCAAAGATGAATAAAATTCTTGAATTCGATGCAGACACTTTTACAGCAACAGTTGAATCAGGAATTTTATTGAAGGACTTCCAGGCCTTTGTTGAATCAAAAGGATTTTTTTATCCGCCTGATCCCGGAGAAAAAAGTGCATCTATCGGCGGAAACATTGCAACTAATGCCGGCGGAATGCGCGCTGTAAAATACGGTGTTACAAGAGATTACGTTCGCGGACTTGAAGTTGTACTTGCAGACGGAAGCGTAACCTGGGTTGGAAGCAAAAATGTAAAAGACGCGTCGGGACTTTCGCTTAAAAATTTAATCATCGGAAGTGAAGGAACTCTTGCAGTTATTACAAAATGCATTTTAAAAATAATTCCAAAACCAGAATATTCCAAATCTGTTCTTGTGCCGTTTGCAGATTTAGAAAGCGGAATTTCGACTGTACAGAAAATTCTTTTTGCAAACGCAAATCCTACGGCTGTTGAATTTGTGGAACGCAAAGTTGTTGAACTCGGAGAAAAGTTTACAGGAATAAAGTATCCGCATCCCGAAGCTGCCGCTTATCTTCTTTTGACTTTTGACGGCAAACAGAACGAAGTAAAAGAAAATCTTGAAATTATAAAAAATGTAGTTTTACAAAACGGCGCGCTTGATTTTGTAATTCCGGAAAGTCCTGAGCGCCTTGAAGAAATCTGGAAAGTTCGCGGATGTCTTGTAAAAGCAGTTGAAGCAACAAGTGAACAGGAGCCTGTAGATCTTGTAGTTCCGATTGATAAAGTTGCAGAGTTCATTGAGTTCGTAAATAAAACTCAAAAAAAGGTTGGAATGCAAATGGTTGCTTTCGGGCACGCAGGTGACGGCAACGTTCATCTTTGTGTTGTCCGTGGAAGCCGAAGCGAAGAAGAATGGAAAACCGAACTTCAAAAAAATATGGAATGCGTTTACTCCAAAGCATACGAACTTGGCGGTCTTACTTCCGGTGAACACGGAATCGGGCTTTCAAAACGCCATTATTTTTTGAAAGAAACAAAAAACACAAATCTTCAGATGATGAATGCAATAAAAACATCGCTTGATCCGCATCACATTTTGAACAATAAAATAAGTTACGTTTTATAAAAGAGGCAGAAAAATGAAAATTGCAATATTCGGAACAGGACACGTCGGAGCTCACGTTGCACACGCTTTGTGCTTGCAGGGACTAGCAAAAGAAATTTTATTCTTTGACACAAAAAACGAAAAGGTAATTTCGGAAATCAACGACCTCAACGATGCCCAGATTTTCTTTCCTCACAAAGTTGTTTTGAAGCAAGGTGAATATTCCGACCTTGCCGACACAGATTTAATAATCAACTCTGTCGGAAAAATTGACATTCTTGTAGAAACAGGCGACCGTGTAGGCGAAATGAAATTTACAGTAGATGCAGTTTTGTCTTACATCGACAAAATAAGAGAAGCAGGGTTTAAAGGAATCTTTGTAAACATAACAAATCCGTGCGACATAATCACAAAAATCTGTGCAGAACATCTGGCTCTTCCTGAAGGGCGTGTTTTCGGAACAGGAACAGGACTGGATTCTGCGCGTCTGATTGCTTCAATTTCAAAAAGAACGGGCCTTGATCCAAAATCAATCAGT
Proteins encoded in this window:
- a CDS encoding FAD-binding oxidoreductase codes for the protein MSFKTDILQIIKDESRVVFDKQIEGRFLSDTLGRLVGKADALVFAASTEEVSALLKYADANKISVTPRGAGTNLVGSTVPQNGGIIIDFSKMNKILEFDADTFTATVESGILLKDFQAFVESKGFFYPPDPGEKSASIGGNIATNAGGMRAVKYGVTRDYVRGLEVVLADGSVTWVGSKNVKDASGLSLKNLIIGSEGTLAVITKCILKIIPKPEYSKSVLVPFADLESGISTVQKILFANANPTAVEFVERKVVELGEKFTGIKYPHPEAAAYLLLTFDGKQNEVKENLEIIKNVVLQNGALDFVIPESPERLEEIWKVRGCLVKAVEATSEQEPVDLVVPIDKVAEFIEFVNKTQKKVGMQMVAFGHAGDGNVHLCVVRGSRSEEEWKTELQKNMECVYSKAYELGGLTSGEHGIGLSKRHYFLKETKNTNLQMMNAIKTSLDPHHILNNKISYVL
- a CDS encoding lactate/malate family dehydrogenase, whose amino-acid sequence is MKIAIFGTGHVGAHVAHALCLQGLAKEILFFDTKNEKVISEINDLNDAQIFFPHKVVLKQGEYSDLADTDLIINSVGKIDILVETGDRVGEMKFTVDAVLSYIDKIREAGFKGIFVNITNPCDIITKICAEHLALPEGRVFGTGTGLDSARLIASISKRTGLDPKSISAFMIGEHGNKQIAAFTSASVNGVPLNELAHFSKEELSQIEHEAIRGGWVTFNGKHCTEYAIALTATRIVSAVKYDEKKLVPASAHLKGEYGENNVFVGVPVVIGKNGIEKIIELNLNEEEKERFAQCCEGVRNNEKEFFSKK